The region ACCGCGCCCGCCGCAACCCCGAGCGCCGGACTGGTTGCCCCTACCGGTCGCGCCGAAGATCTCTCGCCGCCCGCCAGCCGTGCGCCGTGGCAGGAGTTCACCTTGCAGGATGGCTGCCACCTGCGCACCTTCTGGCAGGGCGGCGCCGGTACGCCTGCGCTGTTTATTCCCGCCAAAGAAGATGGCAAGTGTGAGAAGGGCGGCTGGCTGAACGGTCGCAGCGTGGTGACGCAACTCAGCAACGGCGTGGAAAAGAAAATCACCATGACCTTCGTACACGGTTTCCCGGTCAGTGGCCTGAATGCCAGTGTGGATGCGGATCGCCTGTTGATTACCACCGTCAACAACGAACGTATGGTGGTCAGCGAAGGTACGCTGGCGCAGAGCTGGATGATCCTGCCGTATATTGACAGCCTGAATGGCTGGCAGGCGAATGGCACCGTGGCGGTGGAAATCTCCCGCGACGTGGCAAATGATCCGGCGCGTTTACAGGCGCGTATTGAAGAAGTGCGCAAAGCGTGGATGCCGTGGTTTGAACCGGGTACGCACCTGAATATTTTGCTGATTGACTCGCTGCATCCGCAGCTGCGCAACCCGGCGGTTGGCACCTATAAAACGGTTAATTAAGGAGCGGCGATGAACACGTTGTTTCAACAACTGGCGGGCGAATCGTTGCGGGAAAGCCTGGCGCAGCTCGAAAGCCGTATCCGCACGCAGCCGGGCGACGCCGATCTGCGCGCCGCGTTCGCCCAACTGTTGTGCCTTGATGGCAACTGGTCGCGCGCGCTGGCGCAGTTAAAAAGCTGGCAGGCGTTAAAACCGCAGGCACAGCCAACCGTTACGCTGCTGGAACAAGCCATTGAAGGCGAACGCCAGCGTGCGGACGTGATGGCCGGTCGCGCGCGTCCGGTTACGCCGGATCAACAATGGCCGTGGCTGGCATCAATGGTCAGCGCGCTGGAGCCGGAAGCGGCGAATGCCAGCGCAGATCGTGAAGCCGCGCTGGAAATGGCCGACGCTAACCCCGGGCAGTTGACGACGCAGGACGGTCAAACGCTGAACTTTGACTGGCTGATGGATGGCGATTGCCGCTTTGGCCCGGTCTGCGAAGCTATCGTCAATGGCCGTTATTTCTGGCTGCCGTTCAGCGCCATTTCCGCCATGCAGTTCCAGCCCCCGGCCAGCGTCACCGATTTAGTATGGCGTCACACGCTGGTGCGCTTGCAGGATGGCAGCGAACAGGTGTGCCAGATCCCGGCGCGCTATCCGCTGGATGCGAATGCCGATGACCGCTTTAAGCTGTGTCGCGTCACCGAATGGCAGCCGTTGCCAGGCGATGCGCCGCACTATATCGGGCAGGGGCAAAAAGTGTGGCTTAACGACAGCGCCGAATATTCGCTGCTCGATCTCGCCACCGTCAGCTTTAACGTGGAAGCCGCAGATGAGTAACTCTGCGCATGATGAAGAGAGCGACCTGCTGCGTAGCGGCTGGCGCTCGCGGCGCGGGAAAGAGACCGTTGGCGCGCGCGATAAAATGCAGCCTTCGCTGCTCGATCGCCTGACGGATGACGCGCCGGATAAAGTGCAGGAGCCGGTGAACAACAATCTGGTTTCGCACTCCGCGCTGCGCCGCCATGTGCTGCGCGATTTGCAGTGGCTGTTCAACACCATTAATAACGAAGCGCAACAGGATCTCTCAGGTTTTGACCAGGTGCGGCGTTCGGTGGTGAACTTTGGCGTGTCGCCGCTGGCGGGCAAGCGCATGTCGGATATCGAATGGCTGGATATCCAGCGCAAACTGACCGACGCGATTTTGCATTTTGAACCGCGCATTCTTCCGCAAGGATTGCAGGTGCGCTGCATCTCCGATACTAAGTCGCTGGATCTGCATAACGTCCTGTCGATTGAGATCAAAGGCCGCCTGTGGTGCGTGCCTTATCCGCTGGAGTTCCTGTTTCGTACCGATGTGGATCTGGAAAACGGGCATTTCGAGCTGAAAGACGCGGGGTAACGATGGACAGCAAATTACTCGAATATTACAACCGCGAACTGGCCTGGCTGCGCGAAATGGGTCAGGAATTCGCCGCACGCTACCCGAAAGTTGCCGGGCGTCTGGGTATGCGCGGCATGGACGTCTCCGATCCGTATGTCGAACGCCTGATGGAAGG is a window of Enterobacter sp. R4-368 DNA encoding:
- a CDS encoding type VI secretion system accessory protein TagJ encodes the protein MNTLFQQLAGESLRESLAQLESRIRTQPGDADLRAAFAQLLCLDGNWSRALAQLKSWQALKPQAQPTVTLLEQAIEGERQRADVMAGRARPVTPDQQWPWLASMVSALEPEAANASADREAALEMADANPGQLTTQDGQTLNFDWLMDGDCRFGPVCEAIVNGRYFWLPFSAISAMQFQPPASVTDLVWRHTLVRLQDGSEQVCQIPARYPLDANADDRFKLCRVTEWQPLPGDAPHYIGQGQKVWLNDSAEYSLLDLATVSFNVEAADE
- the tssE gene encoding type VI secretion system baseplate subunit TssE, giving the protein MSNSAHDEESDLLRSGWRSRRGKETVGARDKMQPSLLDRLTDDAPDKVQEPVNNNLVSHSALRRHVLRDLQWLFNTINNEAQQDLSGFDQVRRSVVNFGVSPLAGKRMSDIEWLDIQRKLTDAILHFEPRILPQGLQVRCISDTKSLDLHNVLSIEIKGRLWCVPYPLEFLFRTDVDLENGHFELKDAG